The DNA window CCTCATGAATAGGTCATAGGCAGCCACCTCGTCCATCTTTGGAAATCTGGAACCTGAGGTCTGAGCTGCTCGCTCATCCGGACTAGaactaaaacaaagaaagaaatttAATAACGTAAGTATGTAGACGGAATTAGTAATTGTTAATCCATCAAGATTGTTCAGAAAGTTACAAGAAAGGACTTTACTTACTCAGATTCACCAGCAATGTGTCTGAGAAGCATGCGGGCCCGGATCACATTTCTGGACTCCCTCATCCGGTAATGTCTCTCTGCCGTGGACATGCTATGGGAGAGGTAGTCCGCCATATCTGACATATCCTTGGTGGCAGTCCCAAATGCCCGTCTGGCCATCTGACTTGTGATGTTCGGGAGGTTGTACCTGCAACAAAACATATCAGATGTTGACATATCACCTTTCACCACAAGAATGTAAGAAAACTTTTGCAAACAAAGCTGTATGTAAACTGTCCTTACTTCTCATGCAGGTGACGCAGGTCATTTGAGCAGTTGTAAATGCTGTTGCCAGAGGAAGAGATGAAGAACTTGTCTTCACTACTAAGGTCACTCTGTCTTCCAATCAACATGGCAGGTCTGACCTCAGTATAATACAAGTTGAACCACTGTAAATAAAATAGCaagtaagtaaacaaacaaccaaataaaattacaatttcAATCACGTTTAAAATTCCCCAAGCTTAGGATAAATTGAAAGCAGTTGCTATCTTACCATCTCCTCCTCCTGCGACAATGCAAAGACCGCCGCAGTCTTGTGCTTGGTCACCCCAACCACAACGTGTCCACCGTAGGCTGCGTCACGTGTCCGTCTCACCCATTCATTCACctacaaaaaacagaatcaAATAAGGGACAAGATGTTTGAGATAAaagcatgaaaataaaatttaaaatcgACTCTGCTGCCATAAGGATTGGCTCTTGTGCTAGAAAGTATACTTACGGTCATATTCTCCACCACCCCAGGACGCTGCTGGTGCTTCAGGATCAAAACAGCCTCCAAGAAGTACAACATCAACTGTCTTTCTTGTCTGGAGAGATCGCAGCCAGGAATGGCCTCCGGTCCTGTCACCTTGCCGATGATCCTGAGGAAGTCGGGCTTGGCAGCATCAAGGACAGCTAGGCACTGCCTTGGTGTCACACAGCCCCGGGTCAGGATTTCAAATCTGATGAAAGAACGGAAGAGGTTAGGACATAATTCAACAATATACATGGATACATTGACACAATAAGCAGCAGAGAAGAAAGTGCTAACCTCTTCTTTGTGGTTTCCCTGCTGACTTGTTTGGAAAAGCCAGCTTGCACTGTCGAAAGAAACTGTATGAAATTCACACAGTGCCTGTGCAGCTCCTCGTCCTGAAAGCACAGGTCGGTCCCTCCCGTATGAAACTTCAGGAACCTGtttaaaaagaataacaaaTTCAGTGAGTTGAAGTGAGTTGAAATTTGatgcatgcatattttttttatcaattgcTGTGAACCACCACTGACCTTTTGATGCTCTTTAAGTAATTCTGATGTGTCTGCTTCGACAGGCCCGCTGCAGACAGTTCAGAGAAGAACTTCCGAGTATCTTCGTGCTTCTTGACAAATTCCAAGCTGGGCTTGGATGGGTTTATGAAATACATAAACCGTGCCATGTTCTCCACCTGGAATTGTTATATGGTATTGTTATAAGCCAAGAGAAATAATAAACAACAACTCACACAATGCACATGTGTATATAAATGAATGCATCATTATTCTCCTCACCTCCTGTTTGAAATTTTCGTTTGCCAAATCATTTTCCAAATAATTGGCAAATGACTTAAGCAGATGATGGTCCAACGAATGTTTCTTGTAGAGACCTTTCTTCTCCATGTTCCGCCTCACCATGGACATCTTCACCTTCACAGAGGGGCTGAATTGACGGGCAGCGAGAGACGATCAGAATGAGCAAGTTTGTTTCGTACACACTAGATACAGTTATATGTATGTACCTCTATCATATCAGAAACATCAatttgtacaatttatattGTCAGTTGTTATTTAAAAGCAGGCCCTTACCACTGGTATAGATCTCCCTCAGAACTGGTCACAGGCTCCGGATCACTTGCTGTAGATGATCCAGCTGTTGAGGGAACAGCAGGTTCTTCCACAGCAGGTGCCGCCACAGCAGGGGGAATGTTCAGCACAGAATTCCCTCTAGCCTGTAGCTCCTGGACCATCCTATTCACCCTGGGAAACAAAATGATTTACTTAATTGgaataaatgtaacaaattttatCAATGATAATTAAGTAATTGTGAAGTCAACGGAATAAAATGAAGTGAAGCACATACCTGCTGATGGGATCAGCGTCCCCCACGAGTGCCTTGAGGAAGTCGTACTCCCACACCCGGCCGTGTCGCAGCAACTCCATCGCCTCCATCTTTGCTGCTTCCACAACCGCTGAAATCTCCTGCTCCGATGCCTTCTGCATGCACACTCTCCTCAGGTGGACAGGGAGACTGAAGTGGGTCTTCTTGCAGAAAGGGCACAGGAGGAAGTGCCTCTTGACAGGTAGACTACGACAAAGAGATCAGGGttattaaaactttttttcccaaTGGGTAATAACCAGATAAACAGATTTTGCATAGCAGTCATCCAATATTACACAAAATTACATCATCAGACCAAAGTGTACTTACGCAGAAGAAGCCATGTCTCTGTCTTTGGAGTtctcaaagtgaaatgcaaaaaGATTCAGTCACTGGCCTTGTACAGACAAGATACAGTTGTGAAGCCTGTGTCTTGGGGTCAGACTATTTAAGCATGTACCAACCAGTGACATCACCAAAATCAGATGAATTCCCCAGCTAAACCCGCCCATATCAGTATCAATTAAAACAGTACTTCAAACTGAAGACTTGTTTCTAATCATTGACATATAGACAGAAAAACTGAAATCTATTGTGTCTCTATTTGCATTTTGATAGCCCCAGCTAATCCCAACTAAAAACATATAATAGGTGTGAAGTGATTGAGGCAGAGAGCAATCAATACAGGAGGTGCAACCACTCAACCACTTCACACCCAGCAACACAAGGGGTCTGTTTGGGGATATTATACTTTTTACAAAGAAGGAATGCTCAGTTTAATTTATTGTTGAACAGACCAACCACAATTTTATGCACAGAAAAACCcagtttaaatttttaaaagggCATAGGAGAAAAGCAGTAATGTGCATATACTTTagaactttattttattttatttttatcaagAAACGAGGATAGCCCCACTATTGTAAGAGCAATATATCAAAAAATGAGAT is part of the Paramormyrops kingsleyae isolate MSU_618 chromosome 25, PKINGS_0.4, whole genome shotgun sequence genome and encodes:
- the LOC140582735 gene encoding uncharacterized protein; this translates as MASSALPVKRHFLLCPFCKKTHFSLPVHLRRVCMQKASEQEISAVVEAAKMEAMELLRHGRVWEYDFLKALVGDADPISRVNRMVQELQARGNSVLNIPPAVAAPAVEEPAVPSTAGSSTASDPEPVTSSEGDLYQCPSVKVKMSMVRRNMEKKGLYKKHSLDHHLLKSFANYLENDLANENFKQEVENMARFMYFINPSKPSLEFVKKHEDTRKFFSELSAAGLSKQTHQNYLKSIKRFLKFHTGGTDLCFQDEELHRHCVNFIQFLSTVQAGFSKQVSRETTKKRFEILTRGCVTPRQCLAVLDAAKPDFLRIIGKVTGPEAIPGCDLSRQERQLMLYFLEAVLILKHQQRPGVVENMTVNEWVRRTRDAAYGGHVVVGVTKHKTAAVFALSQEEEMWFNLYYTEVRPAMLIGRQSDLSSEDKFFISSSGNSIYNCSNDLRHLHEKYNLPNITSQMARRAFGTATKDMSDMADYLSHSMSTAERHYRMRESRNVIRARMLLRHIAGESDSSPDERAAQTSGSRFPKMDEVAAYDLFMRSFPVTIDGTCPGKSARTDLVGITHERPCYDRWRAEQKALRMQHVIEHFGRRLPKESKVHAWMEKQGWTVNHPDVQLLLKQWKPPGSVDTAMDCRVIRKLVRSQKWKGLTIVETEEKGRSVKTRRKFVAGEVVCDYHGRQVTRQEGLRILSHTTEGQSGLVFFYQDTKGLAKCIDARDERCQCHPGRDTFGRLIGHSGKRANLRPRLYSLDNRDILLFLASRDIAVDEELRFDYGVKKRSFAGEGLDLDWI